The genomic region TTTTGCCTACCTGCTTGAGGTTGGCGTGGCCGGCAATGCCCACCACCAGCGTGCCGAATACCAGCGGCGCAATGATGGTTTTCACCAGTCGCAGGAAGGCGTCGCTGAGCACTTTGAGGTTGACGGCGAAGGCCGGATAGTCGTTGCCGATTTCGGCCCCGACGAACATGCTCACCACAATCCAGAAGGTGAGGGAGCGGCGCTGCACGCCATAGGCCACGAAAGCGGCCAGAAACACCCACCGGGCGGCCTGAGCCACGCCAGAGCTGATGCCGCCCACCCCGTAGGTGGCCAAAACGGTGAGGAGCACGGCCACTACGGCCAGCAGTAATACGAGAGGAAGGAGTCGCGAAAACTTCATGCGCGGCGGCAAAAGGAGGAAAGTGGGGGGGCAGGGAACAGCCGCAAAGGTAGTTTTTGGTTTCTAGTTTCTGGTTTTCAGTTATTGCCGCCCGATTGAAGGTTGTCAGTTGTCAGTTGTTCGTTGTCGGTTGGCAGTTGACGATTGCAGAAAAAGCAGACGTGGCCCACATCAGCCGCCAACCAGTACCCGCCAACTGACAACGAATAACTAACACCTATACACCTATGCCCGTCTGGTCGCTTACTGCCCTCGAACTGCCGCTGCGGTTCACCTGGAAAATCTCCCGCAACGCTTCTACCGCCAAAACCAACCTGCTGGTGCAGGTGCGCGACGAAGCCGGCGGCCCCACGGGCTACGGCGAAGCCGCCCCGAACGTGCGCTACGGCGAAACCCCGGCCGGCCTGCAGGAGGAATTTGCGGCGCTGCTGCAAGCCGGCCTGAATCGGGTAAACTCCGAGGCCGCGCTGCACGAATTTCTGGCCGGCCAGCCGGTGGCGCACGCGCTGCGGTTTGCGCTGGAGTCGGCGGTGGTGCATTGGGAGGCGGCGCGGGCCGGCCAGCCGGTGTGGCAGTGGCTGGGGGCGCCGGAGCCGGCGGCGGCGGTGCCTACCGCCTTCACGCTGCCCATCATGGAGCCCGGCGCCGTGGTGGGGTTTCTGCAGGAGCAGGATATGGCCCGGTTCGCGCTGCTCAAAATCAAGGTAAACCAGGAAATGGGCTACGAGCTGCTGCGGGAAGTGACGCGCGCCCTGCCCGGCCGCCCCCTCATCATCGACGGCAACGAGGCCTGGACCGACCCGGATGCTCTGCTGCAGTTTGTGGAGCAAGCCGCCGCGCTGCCCGGCCTGCGCGTGCGCTTGCTGGAGCAGCCGCTGCCCGCCGCCGAAGCCGAAGCCTACCGCTACCTGCACTCCCGCACGCCCTGGCCGCTGTTCGCCGACGAGTCGGTGACTGACGGGGCCGACTTCGCCGATATTGCCCGGCAGTTTCATGGCGTAAACATGAAGCTGATGAAGGCCGGCGGCTACCGCAACGGCCTGCGTATTCTGCGCGAAACCCAGGCCCACGGCTTGCAAACCATGCTGGGCTGTATGGTGGAAACGTCGCTGGGTATATGGTCGGCGCTGCAGCTGAGCGGCCTGGCCGGCATCTGCGACCTGGACGGCCTGCTCATCCTCCGCGACGAGCCCTTTGGTCTGGTGCAGGAGCAGGCCGGGCAGCTGCACGCCCAAGCCGAACTGCCGGCCACCCTGTAGCTCAGGCACGAAAACTAAGGGACGGATTTCCCATTTCTGGCCGGATAAAATATAATCCGGCCAATTGTTTTTTGTGTTAAGGTAATATTATTTATCCGTTATATTTGCCGAAACACCAAAGTCCCAATTATAGACTTCGGGGCCTGATGCACAGGTTTTCGGAGCTGCAGCGCCGGGCAATGGTTGCCGCTATCCAGTCTGTCTGGCACCATAATCAAGTCGAGTATTCTTCTAGCGTTACCCTTACCCATGTTCCCTTTCTATAAGCAGCAGCATGCCGCCGACTACGGCAGCGCGTGCCTGAAGATGATAGCCAAGCACTACGGCCGACCGTGTGCCGGCCTCAAGGTGGCCCTACCCGATAGAACCGGAACTAGCCAAGGCTCCCTGAACGACATCAGCAAGGCAGCAGAAGAGCTGGGGTTCCAGACGCTGGGCGCGAAGATGAGTTTTGCCAAGCTGGCCAAAGAAGCCACGCTCCCGTGCATAGCGCAGTGGCAGCAGCAGCACTTTGTGGTGGTCTATGGTTTCAGCAAGCCGCGCTTTCGCAACAAAGAGCACATCCGCACAAGCGTGCTCGTCGCCGACCCGGCCCTGGGCCTGGTAACGTACCCGTACGAAGAGTTTCTGGCCGGCTGGCTGGTGGAGCGGCCCGCTGGCGTGAGCCAGGGCAATGTGCTGCTGCTGGAGCCCACGCCCGCTCTCTACCTGG from Hymenobacter canadensis harbors:
- a CDS encoding dipeptide epimerase, with protein sequence MPVWSLTALELPLRFTWKISRNASTAKTNLLVQVRDEAGGPTGYGEAAPNVRYGETPAGLQEEFAALLQAGLNRVNSEAALHEFLAGQPVAHALRFALESAVVHWEAARAGQPVWQWLGAPEPAAAVPTAFTLPIMEPGAVVGFLQEQDMARFALLKIKVNQEMGYELLREVTRALPGRPLIIDGNEAWTDPDALLQFVEQAAALPGLRVRLLEQPLPAAEAEAYRYLHSRTPWPLFADESVTDGADFADIARQFHGVNMKLMKAGGYRNGLRILRETQAHGLQTMLGCMVETSLGIWSALQLSGLAGICDLDGLLILRDEPFGLVQEQAGQLHAQAELPATL